A single Streptomyces sp. Edi2 DNA region contains:
- a CDS encoding TSUP family transporter, protein MPPDISLFTLTLLCLAALAAGWIDAVVGGGGLLLLPALLVGLPHTPVAFVLGTNKSTAVVGTTAAAVTYVRKAPIDVRSALRIGLAAMAGSLAGAFFAAGINSEVLRPLIMAVLLAVLAFVLFRPAFGTAPAPSGPVSRRRVVAAVLVAGLGIGFYDGLIGPGTGAFLVVALTAILHMDLVSSSATAKVVNVCTNIGALAMFAIQGTVLWQLGALLALFNLVGGMVGARMALKRGAGFVRGVLVVVVVALLCKLGYDQWLAV, encoded by the coding sequence GTGCCTCCTGACATATCGCTGTTCACCCTGACCCTGCTCTGTCTGGCCGCCCTCGCGGCGGGCTGGATCGATGCCGTGGTGGGCGGCGGCGGACTGCTGCTGCTTCCCGCCCTGCTGGTCGGCCTGCCGCACACGCCCGTCGCGTTCGTCCTCGGGACCAACAAGTCCACCGCTGTCGTGGGCACCACCGCGGCCGCGGTCACCTACGTCCGCAAGGCCCCGATCGATGTCCGGAGCGCGCTGCGCATCGGCCTCGCCGCGATGGCCGGTTCGCTGGCCGGGGCGTTCTTCGCGGCGGGGATCAACAGCGAGGTGCTGCGCCCGCTGATCATGGCCGTCCTGCTGGCGGTGCTCGCCTTCGTCCTCTTCCGCCCGGCCTTCGGGACCGCGCCCGCGCCCTCGGGGCCGGTCTCCCGCCGGCGCGTCGTGGCGGCCGTCCTCGTCGCGGGCCTGGGCATCGGCTTCTACGACGGCCTGATCGGGCCCGGGACCGGCGCGTTCCTCGTCGTCGCGCTCACCGCGATCCTGCACATGGACCTGGTCAGCTCGTCGGCCACCGCCAAGGTCGTCAATGTCTGCACCAATATCGGCGCGCTGGCGATGTTCGCGATCCAGGGCACCGTGCTGTGGCAACTCGGCGCCCTGCTGGCGCTGTTCAACCTCGTCGGCGGCATGGTGGGCGCCCGGATGGCCCTCAAGCGCGGCGCCGGCTTCGTGCGGGGTGTCCTGGTGGTGGTCGTCGTCGCCCTGCTGTGCAAGCTGGGCTACGACCAGTGGCTGGCGGTCTGA
- a CDS encoding DUF998 domain-containing protein has translation MPASDRVTKPFRHPVSSLCLGRDGWAQTVNFLFAGLLSLLFAAGLWHVGRPWGGAWFIRSTGAS, from the coding sequence GTGCCTGCATCCGATCGCGTCACCAAACCGTTCCGTCATCCCGTCAGTTCGCTCTGCCTCGGCCGCGACGGGTGGGCGCAGACCGTCAACTTCCTCTTCGCGGGCTTGCTGTCGCTGCTCTTCGCGGCGGGCCTGTGGCACGTCGGGAGGCCTTGGGGCGGGGCGTGGTTTATAAGATCAACCGGTGCCTCCTGA
- a CDS encoding sirohydrochlorin chelatase, translating into MTAPIPHPPSAFPGPLGAGDLAAEISAQLGTRLGRVRLHGFRRPAPPPPTLVAVAHGSRDPRALPTVRALLDRVRALRPGLPVRLGHIELNRPLLADTLAELDGAAVLVPLLFGRGHHVTHDLPAALTGAPHLTGRVAEPLGPHTLLAEALHGRLLEAGFPAGRCPRSAVVLAAAGSRAPRSAQDTERTARLLSARLGGTPVLPAYASALPSPATAPARDASRRPSQIAPTVPDAIRALTARGHDRIAVASCFTAPGRFATQCAAAAPGTASAPLGDHPALARLVLHRYDQALLARTGSGPESAKAATVAV; encoded by the coding sequence ATGACGGCGCCGATACCGCACCCGCCCTCCGCGTTCCCCGGCCCCCTCGGCGCGGGAGACCTCGCCGCCGAGATCAGTGCCCAGCTCGGCACCCGGCTCGGCCGGGTCCGGCTGCACGGTTTCCGCCGCCCGGCCCCGCCGCCCCCCACCCTCGTGGCCGTGGCGCACGGCAGCCGCGACCCCCGCGCCCTGCCCACCGTCCGGGCGCTGCTCGACCGGGTCCGGGCGCTGCGCCCCGGGCTGCCCGTACGGCTCGGGCACATCGAACTGAACCGCCCCCTGCTCGCCGACACCCTCGCCGAGCTGGACGGTGCGGCCGTCCTCGTCCCGCTGCTCTTCGGCCGGGGCCACCACGTCACCCACGACCTGCCCGCCGCGCTGACCGGCGCCCCTCATCTGACCGGCCGGGTCGCCGAACCCCTGGGGCCGCACACCCTCCTCGCCGAGGCGCTGCACGGCCGCCTCCTGGAGGCCGGATTCCCCGCCGGCCGCTGCCCGCGCAGCGCCGTGGTCCTGGCCGCCGCGGGCTCCCGTGCCCCGCGCTCCGCCCAGGACACCGAGCGCACGGCCCGGCTGCTCTCGGCCCGCCTCGGCGGCACCCCCGTACTGCCCGCCTACGCCTCTGCCCTCCCGTCGCCCGCCACCGCCCCAGCCCGAGACGCTTCGCGTCGCCCCTCTCAGATTGCCCCCACCGTCCCCGACGCGATCCGAGCACTGACCGCCCGCGGCCACGACCGGATCGCCGTCGCCTCCTGCTTCACCGCCCCCGGTCGCTTCGCCACCCAGTGCGCGGCCGCCGCCCCGGGGACCGCCTCCGCGCCCCTGGGCGACCACCCCGCGCTGGCCCGTCTCGTCCTGCACCGCTACGACCAGGCGCTCCTCGCGCGTACCGGATCCGGTCCCGAGAGCGCCAAGGCGGCTACCGTCGCTGTATGA
- a CDS encoding gamma-glutamylcyclotransferase family protein, which yields MTTEPEPERLPEPEPAPGRLPEPERLPFFVYGTLRPGEANHAWALRGRTTAEEPAHIDGALLYDGPGYPYATAGPAGAVVHGDLVLPRDTDYDEVRATLDRLEDYAPGDPENLYERVRTDAVCADGRTVRAWVYLAADRLAARLRATGTPIEGGDWPASRAAAG from the coding sequence ATGACCACCGAGCCCGAGCCCGAGCGCCTGCCCGAGCCCGAGCCCGCGCCCGGGCGCCTGCCCGAGCCCGAGCGCCTGCCGTTCTTCGTCTACGGAACGCTGCGCCCCGGCGAGGCCAACCACGCCTGGGCCCTGCGTGGCCGGACCACGGCCGAGGAACCGGCCCACATCGATGGCGCGCTGCTCTACGACGGCCCCGGATACCCGTACGCGACGGCCGGACCCGCCGGCGCGGTGGTCCACGGCGACCTCGTCCTGCCCCGCGACACCGACTACGACGAGGTGCGCGCGACGCTGGACCGGCTGGAGGACTACGCCCCCGGCGACCCGGAGAACCTTTACGAGCGGGTGCGTACCGACGCCGTGTGCGCGGACGGCAGGACCGTACGGGCCTGGGTCTACCTGGCCGCCGACCGCCTCGCCGCGCGGCTGCGCGCGACCGGCACCCCCATCGAGGGCGGCGACTGGCCGGCGTCGAGAGCCGCGGCCGGCTGA
- a CDS encoding ElyC/SanA/YdcF family protein, with protein sequence MQGQETGPVRRAGRRIRQRAGSGLRGLPVLRGLRRIRLPRSRRGRRRAYQAVVALTVLALAPATWMNASAGPRVRSVADAPAAPVAIVFGAGLWNGAPSPYLAHRLDAAAALYDRGTVRAVLVTGDNSRDDYDEPDAMRAYLLRHGVPARKIVSDFAGFDTWDSCSRAHRVFGVDRAVLVSQGFHIRRALALCQAAGVDSYGVGVAAKRDVTWAYGGVREIFAAPKAAAEALLRPDPHFLGPHEKGVAEALR encoded by the coding sequence ATGCAAGGGCAGGAAACGGGGCCGGTGCGGCGCGCGGGGCGGCGCATACGGCAGCGGGCAGGGAGCGGACTGCGGGGACTACCCGTACTACGCGGACTACGCCGGATCCGGCTGCCGCGGAGCCGCCGTGGCCGGCGCCGCGCCTATCAGGCGGTCGTCGCCTTGACGGTGCTGGCGCTGGCGCCCGCGACCTGGATGAACGCCTCGGCGGGCCCCCGGGTGCGCAGTGTCGCGGACGCGCCCGCCGCGCCCGTCGCCATCGTGTTCGGCGCGGGGCTGTGGAACGGCGCGCCGTCGCCGTACCTCGCCCACCGGCTGGACGCGGCCGCCGCACTGTACGACCGGGGCACGGTCCGCGCGGTCCTGGTCACCGGCGACAACAGCCGGGACGACTACGACGAGCCGGATGCGATGCGCGCCTATCTGCTGCGGCACGGCGTTCCGGCCCGCAAGATCGTCAGCGACTTCGCGGGCTTCGACACCTGGGATTCCTGCAGCCGTGCGCACCGGGTCTTCGGCGTGGACCGGGCGGTGCTGGTCAGCCAGGGCTTCCACATCCGGCGCGCGCTGGCGCTGTGTCAGGCGGCCGGGGTCGACTCGTACGGCGTCGGGGTGGCCGCGAAGCGCGATGTGACCTGGGCGTACGGCGGTGTCCGGGAGATCTTCGCGGCCCCGAAGGCAGCGGCGGAGGCGCTGCTGCGGCCCGATCCGCACTTCCTCGGGCCGCACGAGAAGGGGGTGGCGGAGGCGCTGCGTTAG
- the cutA gene encoding divalent-cation tolerance protein CutA — protein MTTVDSEAKAAHLARGAIEQRLAACAQISAQVTSVYRWDDAIETGQEWQVLFKTARARYEALESYLLQAHDYDTPEIIATPVTHGGAGYLSWVAKETS, from the coding sequence ATGACGACCGTCGACAGCGAGGCCAAGGCCGCGCACCTGGCCCGCGGCGCGATCGAGCAGAGGCTCGCCGCCTGCGCGCAGATCAGTGCGCAGGTGACCTCGGTGTACCGCTGGGACGACGCGATCGAGACCGGCCAGGAGTGGCAGGTGCTGTTCAAGACGGCCCGGGCGCGCTACGAGGCTCTGGAGTCCTACCTCCTGCAGGCGCACGACTACGACACCCCCGAGATCATCGCCACGCCGGTCACCCACGGTGGCGCCGGCTATCTGTCCTGGGTCGCGAAGGAGACGAGCTGA
- a CDS encoding cupin has translation MDDLDALARHLLDEARTSAHGRSAHLFLHDGPLRQAVIALTAGTELDEHNTPPAASLHVLLGRVRLTGEGGGPELKAGQVVMLPRERHGLLALENAAVVLTAVTGVPLSERRTAAAAATSG, from the coding sequence ATGGACGATCTCGATGCACTCGCCCGTCACCTGCTCGACGAAGCCAGGACCTCCGCGCACGGCCGCAGCGCCCACCTCTTCCTGCACGACGGCCCGCTGCGGCAGGCCGTGATCGCCCTGACCGCGGGCACCGAGCTGGACGAGCACAACACTCCCCCGGCAGCGAGCCTGCACGTCCTGCTCGGCCGGGTCCGGCTGACCGGTGAGGGCGGCGGCCCGGAGCTGAAAGCCGGTCAGGTCGTCATGCTCCCGCGCGAACGGCACGGGCTGCTGGCCCTGGAGAACGCGGCGGTGGTGCTGACGGCCGTCACGGGAGTCCCGCTGAGCGAGCGCCGCACGGCGGCCGCGGCGGCGACGTCCGGGTAG
- a CDS encoding adenosine deaminase, with amino-acid sequence MASSPSSPSAPTAPAPLPKAELHLHIEGTLEPELAFALAERNGVALPYSTEDELRRAYSFDDLQSFLNLYYALMAVLRTEDDFADLAHAYLARAREQGVRHAEIFFDPQAHTARGVPIATVINGLARALDSAQETYGISTRLIMCFLRDESADSALATFEAARPFLDKITAVGLDSAEVGHPPSKFKEVFALAREAGLKCVAHAGEEGPPAYVWEALDVLGVDRIDHGVRSLEDERLVARLAAEQVPLTVCPLSNVRLRVIDDLAGHPLPAMLDAGLLVTVNSDDPAYFGGYAGDNFTAVRDALGLDPETLRTLARNSFRASFLDEADRAAYLREVDAHGA; translated from the coding sequence GTGGCTTCCTCCCCGTCCTCCCCCTCCGCCCCAACCGCCCCCGCGCCGCTTCCCAAGGCGGAGCTGCATCTGCACATCGAGGGCACCCTGGAGCCCGAGCTGGCCTTCGCGCTCGCCGAGCGCAACGGCGTCGCCCTGCCGTACTCCACCGAGGACGAGCTGCGCCGCGCCTACTCCTTCGACGATCTGCAGTCGTTCCTGAACCTCTACTACGCGCTGATGGCCGTGCTGCGCACCGAGGACGACTTCGCCGACCTCGCCCACGCCTATCTCGCCCGCGCCCGGGAACAGGGCGTACGGCACGCCGAGATCTTCTTCGACCCGCAGGCGCACACCGCGCGCGGCGTCCCGATCGCGACGGTCATCAACGGCCTGGCCCGTGCGCTCGACAGCGCCCAGGAGACCTACGGCATCAGCACCCGCCTGATCATGTGCTTCCTGCGCGACGAGAGCGCCGATTCCGCCCTGGCGACGTTCGAGGCGGCCCGCCCCTTCCTCGACAAGATCACCGCCGTCGGCCTGGACTCCGCCGAGGTGGGGCACCCGCCGTCGAAGTTCAAGGAGGTCTTCGCGCTGGCCCGGGAGGCCGGACTCAAGTGCGTCGCGCACGCGGGGGAGGAGGGGCCCCCGGCCTATGTGTGGGAGGCCCTGGACGTCCTCGGCGTGGACCGGATCGACCACGGGGTGCGCTCCCTGGAGGACGAGCGGCTGGTGGCCCGCCTGGCGGCCGAGCAGGTGCCGCTCACCGTCTGCCCGCTGTCCAACGTCCGGCTGCGGGTCATCGACGACCTCGCCGGCCACCCGCTGCCCGCGATGCTGGACGCCGGACTACTGGTGACCGTCAACTCCGACGACCCGGCCTACTTCGGCGGCTACGCGGGCGACAACTTCACCGCCGTACGCGACGCCCTCGGCCTCGACCCCGAGACGCTGCGCACCCTCGCCCGCAACTCCTTCCGCGCCTCCTTCCTCGACGAGGCGGACCGCGCGGCGTACCTGCGGGAGGTTGACGCGCACGGGGCGTAG
- a CDS encoding deoxyguanosinetriphosphate triphosphohydrolase, giving the protein MTGTSPTIPGYTAADTERWVSEPDKRPGRTAFQRDRARVLHSAALRRLAGKTQVVTPGAHTPAWDASPRTRLTHSLECAQVGRELGAALGCDPDLVETACLAHDLGHPPFGHNGEQTLNEVAAPCGGFEGNAQSLRLLARLEPKRFVPTADGSTVSVGLNLSRAALDAATKYPWTRGAHPTDPASRKFGVYEDDLPVFAWFRRDTPAGAQSFEAQVMDWSDDVAYSVHDVEDGLHAGHLDPNLLLADAERAEIFAVAGARYAPGAGSEELAAALDRLLEQEWWPHGYDGSALAQARLKDATSQLIGRFCLAAETATRARWGTGRLTRYGAELVVPAETRWECAVLKAVADRYVMQRPDQEALRAEQRIVLAELAEALLARAPDGLDPQFRSLFDAAPDDTARMRAVIDQIAALTDTSARSLHARLTRHPGHAPGNRGRP; this is encoded by the coding sequence ATGACCGGCACCTCACCCACCATCCCCGGCTACACCGCGGCCGATACCGAGCGCTGGGTTTCCGAGCCCGACAAACGGCCGGGACGCACCGCCTTCCAGCGCGACCGGGCCCGGGTGCTGCACTCCGCCGCGCTGCGCCGGCTGGCCGGCAAGACCCAGGTCGTCACCCCCGGCGCCCACACCCCCGCCTGGGACGCCAGCCCGCGCACCCGGCTGACCCACTCCCTGGAGTGCGCCCAGGTCGGCCGGGAACTCGGCGCCGCCCTCGGCTGCGACCCGGACCTGGTCGAGACCGCCTGCCTGGCGCACGATCTCGGCCATCCGCCCTTCGGGCACAACGGCGAGCAGACGCTCAACGAAGTCGCCGCGCCCTGCGGCGGTTTCGAGGGCAACGCCCAGTCGCTGCGGCTGCTGGCCCGGCTGGAGCCCAAGCGGTTCGTGCCCACCGCGGACGGCTCGACGGTGAGCGTCGGGCTGAACCTCAGCCGCGCCGCCCTCGACGCGGCCACCAAGTACCCCTGGACGCGCGGCGCCCACCCCACCGACCCGGCGTCCCGGAAGTTCGGGGTCTACGAGGACGACCTGCCGGTCTTCGCATGGTTCCGGCGGGACACGCCCGCCGGTGCGCAGAGCTTCGAGGCGCAGGTCATGGACTGGTCCGACGATGTGGCCTACTCGGTGCACGACGTCGAGGACGGGCTGCACGCCGGACACCTCGACCCCAACCTCCTGCTCGCAGACGCCGAACGGGCCGAGATCTTCGCGGTCGCCGGTGCGCGCTATGCGCCCGGCGCCGGATCCGAGGAGCTGGCCGCGGCGCTGGACCGCCTGCTGGAGCAGGAGTGGTGGCCGCACGGCTACGACGGCTCCGCGCTCGCCCAGGCCCGTCTGAAGGACGCCACCAGCCAGCTGATCGGCCGCTTCTGCCTCGCGGCCGAGACCGCGACCCGGGCCCGGTGGGGGACCGGGCGGCTCACCCGATACGGAGCCGAGCTGGTGGTTCCGGCCGAAACGCGGTGGGAATGCGCCGTTTTGAAAGCCGTCGCCGACCGGTACGTCATGCAGCGCCCGGACCAGGAAGCGCTCCGTGCCGAGCAGCGCATCGTCCTCGCCGAACTGGCCGAGGCGCTGCTCGCCCGCGCCCCCGACGGCCTTGATCCGCAGTTCCGTTCACTGTTCGACGCGGCCCCCGACGACACCGCCCGGATGCGCGCCGTCATCGACCAGATCGCGGCCCTGACCGACACCTCGGCCCGCTCTTTGCACGCCCGGCTCACCCGCCACCCTGGTCACGCGCCGGGCAACCGAGGGCGACCCTAG
- a CDS encoding aldo/keto reductase translates to MGDIFAIGGELPVRRLGFGTGGLVGPGYWGPRHDDPRRSVVLLRRAVERGVTLIDTADNYGPDVAEELVARALHPYPEGLVIATKGGVVRTGPDLWHIAGRPEDLRAMCEASLRRLRTDTIDLYQLHRLDPQVPMADQLGTLTELQQAGKIRHIGLDSVSAAELAQAQRLAPIASVQNRYNLLDRAAEDVLELCEKQGTAFLPWFPLGNGALTEGAGTTLATVAARHGATTGQIALAWLLHRSPALLPTPGTGSPAHLDENLSVTDIALTEGDLAQLDAVR, encoded by the coding sequence ATGGGAGACATCTTCGCGATCGGTGGGGAGCTGCCTGTCCGGCGGCTGGGGTTCGGGACCGGCGGGCTCGTCGGGCCCGGCTACTGGGGGCCGCGGCACGACGATCCGCGGCGCTCCGTCGTCCTGCTGCGACGGGCCGTCGAGCGCGGGGTCACGCTGATCGACACGGCCGACAACTACGGTCCGGACGTGGCCGAGGAGTTGGTGGCGCGCGCCCTGCACCCGTATCCGGAGGGGCTGGTGATCGCGACGAAGGGCGGCGTGGTCCGTACCGGCCCGGACCTTTGGCACATCGCCGGACGCCCGGAGGACCTGCGCGCCATGTGCGAGGCGAGCCTGCGGCGGCTGCGCACCGACACCATCGACCTCTACCAGTTGCACCGGCTGGACCCGCAGGTGCCGATGGCCGACCAGCTGGGCACGCTGACCGAGCTCCAACAGGCGGGAAAGATCCGGCACATCGGCCTGGACTCCGTCAGTGCGGCCGAACTGGCACAGGCCCAGCGGCTCGCCCCCATCGCCTCGGTGCAGAACCGATACAACCTGCTGGACCGCGCCGCGGAAGACGTCCTGGAGCTGTGCGAGAAACAGGGCACGGCGTTTCTGCCGTGGTTCCCGTTGGGCAACGGCGCCCTGACCGAGGGCGCCGGCACGACGCTCGCCACCGTCGCCGCCCGGCACGGCGCGACCACCGGCCAGATCGCGCTGGCCTGGCTGCTGCACCGCTCCCCCGCCCTCCTCCCCACCCCCGGTACGGGCTCGCCCGCCCACCTCGACGAGAACCTGTCCGTGACGGATATCGCCCTCACGGAAGGGGACTTGGCCCAGCTGGACGCCGTGAGGTAG
- a CDS encoding lipase — MAAVCCGLLLSGAAVTTAAAAPADHAQAQAQFKERGRGTLVSTEKLYTLPTPQAAAAELDAAGFEHDTVRYGVVAYRLVYRTVDPYGRPTTASGLFALPLNSEERLRAVSFAHGTGSHKNDSPSMQRGAFVSAPVIAHAAAGAAGVAPDYLGLGKGPGLHPWMDIGSETTASLDMLRAARAFAPLTGHALERKVMVTGFSQGASAALGLGRALEAGEDHWFRLDALAPVSGAYDFGGTELPALLEGRLEPKSGVLYAAYTLVAFNRLHHVYDSPSEVFRARYAGTIEALFDGAQTGEQLMRGTPGTPDELLTEHGRDLLAHPTGPLAAALRTTGAVCTGWAPGAPVRLYMATGDEQAATANTERCQEALLRNGVDAPVVDLGAVDYRGSRHLGSNVAATSAIVRWFGELRRR, encoded by the coding sequence GTGGCAGCCGTCTGCTGTGGCCTGCTGCTGAGCGGGGCGGCCGTCACCACCGCTGCGGCTGCGCCCGCTGATCACGCCCAGGCGCAGGCGCAGTTCAAGGAGCGCGGACGGGGCACGCTGGTCTCCACAGAGAAGCTGTACACGCTCCCGACCCCGCAGGCCGCGGCCGCCGAGCTGGACGCGGCCGGGTTCGAACACGACACCGTCCGCTACGGCGTGGTTGCGTACCGGCTGGTCTACCGGACCGTCGATCCCTACGGACGGCCCACTACGGCGAGCGGTCTCTTCGCGCTGCCGCTCAACAGCGAGGAGCGGTTACGCGCGGTCTCCTTCGCGCACGGCACCGGCAGTCACAAGAACGACTCCCCGTCCATGCAGCGCGGCGCGTTCGTGTCCGCGCCGGTGATCGCGCACGCGGCGGCCGGCGCCGCGGGGGTCGCGCCCGACTACCTGGGGCTGGGCAAGGGACCTGGTTTGCACCCCTGGATGGACATCGGCTCGGAGACGACGGCTTCCCTGGACATGCTGCGGGCGGCCCGGGCCTTCGCGCCCCTCACCGGACATGCGCTGGAGCGCAAGGTCATGGTCACCGGCTTCTCGCAGGGCGCCTCGGCGGCGCTGGGGCTCGGCCGGGCTCTGGAGGCGGGTGAGGACCACTGGTTCAGGCTGGATGCGCTGGCACCCGTCAGCGGCGCGTACGACTTCGGTGGTACGGAGCTGCCCGCGCTGCTCGAGGGCAGGCTGGAGCCCAAGTCCGGTGTGCTGTATGCGGCGTACACCCTGGTGGCATTCAACCGGCTCCACCACGTCTACGACAGCCCGAGCGAGGTCTTCCGAGCCCGTTATGCGGGCACCATCGAGGCGCTCTTCGACGGCGCCCAAACGGGGGAGCAGCTGATGCGGGGCACCCCGGGCACGCCGGACGAGCTGTTGACCGAGCACGGCCGCGACCTGCTCGCGCATCCGACGGGGCCGCTGGCGGCGGCGCTGCGCACAACCGGCGCCGTATGCACCGGCTGGGCCCCCGGTGCGCCGGTTCGGCTGTACATGGCGACCGGGGACGAGCAGGCCGCCACCGCCAACACCGAGCGCTGCCAGGAGGCTCTGCTCAGGAATGGCGTGGACGCCCCGGTCGTCGATCTCGGCGCCGTCGACTACCGGGGGTCCCGTCACTTGGGGTCCAATGTCGCGGCCACGTCGGCGATCGTGCGCTGGTTCGGTGAGTTGCGCCGCCGGTGA